One region of Cobetia sp. cqz5-12 genomic DNA includes:
- a CDS encoding CocE/NonD family hydrolase, translated as MQVKTDFPYPVREIEHMLIPLSDGTRLAARIWLPEGAEQAPVPAILEYLPYRKSDGTAPRDALTHPYFAGHGYASVRVDMRGNGESDGLMEDEYLPLEQSDALEVIDWIANQPWCTGKLGMMGISWGGFNSLQLAAHKPEPLKAIITLCSTDDRYTDDIHYKGGCLLNENLAWAATMLSFSAAPPDPRLVGDEWRAMWQERLDEMPLLAETWLSHQHRDEYWKQGSINTDYTDIEAAVYTIGGWGDAYKNTVGRMMENLSCPRKALIGPWIHKYPHFAVPNPAIGFLQEALRWWDHWLKGEENGVMDEPSATFYLQDSLPPKTMYAERPGRWVQTDGWPASDVEMHQMSLSESGLSDNARQGQQELARPVVVDSPLTAGRHQGEYCAIWFGPDLPADQRLDDALAVCFDSEPLEAPLDILGKPKVTLTLASDQTCGQLAVRLSDVQPDGQVARITYGVLNLTLRDHDTPQTLVPGEPIEVELELDMAGYRIPAGHRLRVALATANFPMVWPAARRAALTLQPGLQSLALPVFTGEAVATPFEAPESAPPANISEQREAKPSRSVVEDVATGEITTIVADDLGAMTFENTGMRVEHRCTERYTAHPEDADRTRAEIVWHYRAGRDQHGRDTALGETTPGQFDIRVESHYRMRCDAENFYLEAEQIAWEDDREVHRRDWQRTVPRTAV; from the coding sequence ATGCAGGTCAAGACCGACTTCCCGTATCCCGTCCGCGAAATCGAACACATGCTGATTCCGCTCTCGGACGGCACCCGACTGGCCGCGCGCATCTGGCTGCCGGAAGGGGCGGAACAGGCGCCGGTACCGGCCATTCTCGAATACCTGCCCTACCGCAAGAGTGACGGCACCGCCCCGCGCGATGCGCTCACCCACCCGTACTTCGCTGGCCACGGCTATGCCTCAGTGCGCGTCGACATGCGCGGCAACGGCGAGTCTGATGGACTGATGGAAGATGAATATCTGCCGCTGGAGCAGTCCGATGCGCTGGAGGTGATCGACTGGATCGCCAATCAGCCGTGGTGTACCGGCAAGCTCGGCATGATGGGCATCTCCTGGGGCGGCTTCAATTCGCTGCAGCTGGCGGCGCACAAGCCGGAACCGCTCAAGGCCATCATCACCCTCTGCTCCACCGATGACCGCTACACCGATGACATCCACTACAAGGGCGGGTGCCTTCTCAACGAGAACCTGGCCTGGGCCGCCACCATGCTCAGCTTCTCCGCGGCCCCGCCGGACCCGCGTCTGGTAGGTGATGAGTGGCGCGCCATGTGGCAGGAGCGTCTCGACGAGATGCCGCTGCTGGCCGAGACCTGGCTGTCGCATCAGCACCGCGACGAGTACTGGAAGCAAGGCTCCATCAACACCGATTACACCGACATTGAAGCAGCGGTGTATACCATCGGTGGCTGGGGCGATGCCTACAAGAACACCGTCGGGCGGATGATGGAAAACCTGAGCTGCCCGCGCAAGGCGCTGATTGGCCCGTGGATTCACAAGTATCCGCACTTCGCGGTGCCCAACCCGGCCATCGGCTTCCTGCAGGAAGCGCTGCGCTGGTGGGACCACTGGCTGAAGGGTGAGGAAAACGGCGTGATGGACGAGCCGTCCGCCACCTTCTATCTGCAGGACTCCCTGCCGCCGAAGACGATGTATGCCGAGCGTCCGGGGCGTTGGGTGCAGACGGATGGCTGGCCGGCCAGCGATGTCGAGATGCATCAGATGTCTCTGAGCGAGTCAGGCCTGAGCGACAATGCACGCCAGGGCCAGCAGGAGCTGGCCAGGCCGGTCGTGGTGGATTCCCCGCTCACTGCTGGCCGTCATCAGGGCGAGTACTGCGCCATCTGGTTCGGGCCTGACCTGCCGGCTGACCAGCGTCTCGATGATGCGCTGGCCGTGTGCTTTGACAGTGAGCCGCTCGAAGCGCCGCTGGATATCCTCGGCAAGCCCAAGGTCACGCTGACGCTGGCCAGTGACCAGACCTGTGGCCAGCTGGCAGTGCGCCTGAGTGACGTGCAGCCGGATGGTCAGGTCGCACGCATCACCTACGGCGTGCTCAACCTCACCCTGCGCGATCACGACACTCCGCAGACACTGGTACCGGGCGAGCCCATCGAGGTCGAGCTTGAACTGGACATGGCGGGCTACCGGATTCCGGCCGGTCACCGTCTGCGCGTGGCGCTCGCGACCGCCAACTTCCCGATGGTATGGCCGGCGGCCAGACGTGCGGCACTGACCCTGCAGCCGGGTCTGCAGTCACTCGCGCTGCCGGTCTTCACCGGCGAGGCCGTGGCCACCCCCTTCGAGGCACCGGAGTCCGCGCCACCGGCCAATATCAGCGAGCAACGCGAGGCCAAGCCCAGCCGCAGCGTGGTCGAGGACGTGGCGACCGGAGAAATCACCACCATCGTCGCGGATGACCTGGGGGCGATGACCTTCGAGAATACCGGCATGCGTGTCGAGCATCGCTGCACCGAGCGCTATACCGCGCATCCGGAGGATGCCGATCGCACGCGTGCCGAGATCGTCTGGCACTACCGCGCCGGACGCGATCAGCACGGGCGCGACACGGCGCTGGGCGAGACCACCCCGGGCCAGTTCGACATCCGTGTCGAGAGTCACTACCGCATGCGCTGTGATGCCGAGAACTTCTATCTCGAGGCCGAGCAGATCGCCTGGGAAGATGACAGGGAAGTCCATCGTCGTGACTGGCAACGCACGGTGCCGAGAACCGCGGTGTAA
- a CDS encoding LysR substrate-binding domain-containing protein, which produces MPARDALPPLQCLRAFEAAARHGSFTQAGRELNLTQSAISRQIKRLEDDLGRPLFERDPDGLRTTPAGEDYYRVIRRVLRDLADETTRQRRRGNERQLTLATSPTVASTWLARRLTDFRDAHPDIELRILTVEDPYRLDLAEFDLGIYYHLSNEIDPPGLSAEAIFHEEDVIAVCSPAYLDRYGPIHDAEDMLANHTLLVVEDFFKDWLTWQHWYQSLGLDWQSPAHSLRANSYQLLIHAAFAGQGVILCWSRLLGEDIAQGRLVKALPHALPSIGTFSLLTPQHRHMSQAAQRFSRWLLGLRPPQGADHEGDESAAARPPAPPSDRV; this is translated from the coding sequence ATGCCGGCCCGTGATGCCCTCCCTCCGCTGCAATGTCTGCGCGCCTTCGAGGCCGCTGCCCGTCACGGCAGCTTCACGCAGGCCGGACGCGAGCTCAACCTGACCCAGAGTGCCATCAGCCGCCAGATCAAGCGTCTGGAGGATGACCTCGGCCGTCCGCTGTTCGAGCGTGATCCTGATGGCCTGCGCACCACTCCCGCCGGGGAAGACTATTACCGTGTGATTCGACGCGTGCTACGCGATCTCGCCGATGAAACCACTCGCCAGCGCCGCCGTGGCAATGAGCGTCAGCTCACCCTCGCCACCAGCCCGACCGTCGCCTCCACCTGGCTTGCCCGCAGGCTGACCGACTTTCGCGACGCCCACCCCGACATCGAACTGCGCATCCTGACGGTGGAAGACCCCTACCGCCTGGATCTCGCCGAATTCGATCTCGGCATCTATTACCACCTCAGCAACGAGATCGACCCGCCCGGCCTGAGCGCAGAGGCCATCTTCCATGAGGAAGATGTCATTGCCGTCTGCAGCCCCGCCTATCTCGACCGCTACGGCCCCATTCACGATGCCGAGGATATGCTCGCCAACCACACCCTGCTGGTGGTCGAGGACTTCTTCAAGGACTGGCTGACCTGGCAGCACTGGTATCAATCGCTCGGCCTCGACTGGCAGTCACCCGCCCACAGCCTGCGCGCCAACAGCTATCAGCTGCTGATCCATGCCGCCTTCGCCGGCCAGGGCGTCATCCTGTGCTGGTCACGCCTGCTCGGTGAGGACATCGCACAGGGTCGCCTCGTCAAGGCATTGCCACATGCCCTGCCCAGTATCGGCACCTTCTCGCTGCTCACTCCTCAACATCGCCACATGAGTCAGGCCGCACAGCGCTTTTCCCGCTGGTTGCTGGGGCTGCGCCCGCCTCAAGGGGCAGACCATGAAGGCGATGAGAGCGCTGCTGCCAGGCCGCCAGCTCCGCCGTCAGATAGGGTATGA
- a CDS encoding sodium:solute symporter family protein, with translation MHMIDLMGLLLYFAILLYIGYRSARKTSSSADFAVAGNKIIWPVLFATLAASFLGGGASMGRAGKAFDEGYAFMFAASAFPIATIIAGLYIAPRLKRYAGAQTVGDIMAHHYGRSARLLTGIFSLIFCVGILGAQALAIGTVFNAILGIEISTGILIGMAVVLVYSTAGGMWAVIQTDVVQFVMLAVFLPITMIVGLDKIGGPDALIAALPSEHFSLMGDYTPLMFISIFIAFLLGETLVPPYTQRALSAPDSRHARIGYSLAGGFGLLFYAVSSTIGLIALVLYPQISPDQAMPELIRDALPLGLTGLVLASLLAVVMSTADSYLNSAAVIFVTDIYKPFINPAMSGKQQLWIERGVNLAIGLGAIVFALYATSIIDALLLSYALWAPTILLPFIFAVLFNIRCKRAGIAAMMAGALATSTWKWSGLELEALTGLTPLIAGVITNIVVFTLVYQFLNAAPDHNGKNASTQPTHS, from the coding sequence ATGCATATGATCGACCTCATGGGGCTATTGCTGTATTTCGCGATATTGCTCTACATCGGCTATCGCAGTGCCAGGAAGACGTCCAGCAGTGCCGACTTCGCCGTCGCCGGCAACAAGATCATCTGGCCGGTGCTGTTCGCCACGCTCGCCGCTTCCTTCCTCGGCGGGGGTGCCTCGATGGGACGCGCCGGCAAGGCCTTCGATGAAGGCTACGCCTTCATGTTCGCGGCCTCTGCCTTCCCCATCGCCACCATCATCGCGGGCCTCTACATCGCGCCACGCCTCAAGCGCTATGCAGGGGCACAGACGGTCGGTGACATCATGGCGCATCACTATGGTCGCAGCGCCCGCCTGCTGACCGGCATCTTCTCGCTGATCTTCTGCGTCGGCATTCTGGGCGCTCAGGCGCTGGCCATCGGCACCGTCTTCAATGCCATCCTGGGCATCGAGATCAGCACCGGCATCCTGATCGGCATGGCAGTGGTACTGGTGTACTCCACGGCCGGCGGCATGTGGGCCGTGATCCAGACTGACGTGGTGCAGTTCGTGATGCTCGCGGTCTTCCTGCCCATTACCATGATCGTCGGGCTCGACAAGATCGGTGGCCCGGATGCCCTGATCGCCGCCCTCCCCAGCGAACACTTCAGCCTCATGGGCGATTACACGCCGCTGATGTTCATCAGCATCTTCATCGCCTTCCTGCTCGGCGAGACCCTCGTCCCGCCCTACACCCAGCGCGCCCTGTCGGCACCGGATTCCCGTCATGCCAGGATCGGCTACTCGCTGGCCGGTGGCTTCGGTCTGCTGTTCTATGCCGTCAGCTCCACCATCGGCCTGATCGCGCTGGTGCTCTATCCGCAGATCTCGCCGGATCAAGCCATGCCGGAACTGATTCGTGACGCCCTGCCACTGGGGCTGACCGGTCTGGTGCTCGCCTCACTGCTGGCGGTGGTGATGTCGACGGCGGATTCCTACCTTAACTCGGCTGCGGTCATCTTCGTGACCGACATCTACAAGCCTTTCATCAATCCCGCCATGTCCGGCAAGCAGCAGCTATGGATCGAGCGCGGTGTCAATCTGGCCATCGGCCTGGGCGCCATCGTCTTCGCGCTTTACGCCACCTCGATCATCGATGCGCTGCTGTTGAGCTATGCCCTGTGGGCACCGACCATTCTGCTGCCGTTCATCTTCGCCGTGCTGTTCAATATCCGCTGCAAGCGTGCCGGCATCGCCGCGATGATGGCCGGGGCCCTGGCCACCAGCACGTGGAAATGGAGCGGCCTGGAGCTGGAAGCCCTCACCGGGCTCACACCACTGATCGCCGGCGTCATCACCAACATCGTGGTCTTCACCCTTGTCTATCAGTTCTTGAATGCGGCGCCAGACCACAACGGCAAGAACGCCTCGACCCAGCCCACCCACTCCTGA
- a CDS encoding FAD-dependent oxidoreductase gives MTTQSPAARVASHDSIAVIGAGIIGLATCRALQARGYHVHLYDPNPIGEGTSFGNAGLIANYATSPMASGDTLRQLPGHLLSRQPSLAIALRHTPALADFGWRFLKAATPSNFQRHKADLIALLANAVERQHALIDDLQTRAPTALASQTGCLQIQRDTAITPASLEKMARAKRHDGVECQALGASELRDLEPSLNSKGLAGGLYYPDTRHLTSPLSLSRQLFAQLEEGGLEWTAQQVDALTPLASGGWRIDTATTSQEVPHVVICAGIASNSLLAGLGKRLPVVSERGYHIELATSLPLSRPVGWLAHHFYASPMAAGIRLAGTTEFCAPSRPASPQRWQALTQWGETLFGQPLDVARHWMGVRHSTPDGLPVVGEMPGCPGLLLAYGHGHLGLTLSAETGDLVARTVAHEPLPEYARSLSPARFCQ, from the coding sequence ATGACCACGCAATCCCCCGCCGCCCGAGTGGCGAGCCACGACAGCATCGCCGTCATCGGCGCCGGCATCATCGGCCTGGCGACCTGCCGCGCCTTGCAGGCACGTGGCTATCACGTTCATTTGTATGACCCGAATCCCATCGGCGAAGGCACCTCCTTCGGCAACGCCGGCCTCATCGCCAACTACGCCACCTCACCGATGGCCAGCGGCGATACCCTGCGTCAGCTGCCGGGCCATCTGCTGAGCAGGCAGCCCTCCCTTGCCATCGCCCTGCGCCACACGCCTGCCCTCGCGGATTTCGGCTGGCGCTTCCTCAAGGCGGCAACGCCCTCCAATTTCCAGCGCCACAAGGCAGATCTGATCGCCCTGCTGGCCAATGCCGTCGAACGACAGCATGCTCTGATCGATGACCTGCAGACCAGAGCGCCCACTGCACTGGCCAGCCAGACAGGTTGTCTGCAGATCCAGCGCGACACCGCCATCACCCCGGCATCGCTGGAGAAGATGGCCCGGGCGAAACGTCATGACGGAGTCGAATGTCAGGCACTGGGCGCAAGCGAGCTGCGGGATCTGGAGCCGTCGCTCAACTCGAAGGGACTGGCAGGCGGCCTCTACTACCCTGATACCCGCCATCTCACCAGCCCGCTGTCACTCAGCCGCCAGCTCTTCGCACAGCTAGAAGAAGGCGGCCTTGAGTGGACGGCTCAGCAGGTCGATGCCCTCACGCCGCTTGCCAGTGGCGGCTGGCGCATCGACACCGCCACCACCTCACAGGAGGTCCCGCATGTGGTGATCTGCGCCGGTATCGCGAGCAATTCGCTGCTGGCGGGACTCGGCAAGCGTCTGCCGGTGGTCAGCGAGCGCGGCTATCACATCGAACTCGCCACCTCGCTGCCACTCTCACGCCCGGTGGGCTGGCTGGCGCATCACTTCTACGCCTCGCCCATGGCCGCAGGCATACGCCTGGCGGGTACCACCGAATTCTGCGCGCCATCGCGCCCCGCCTCGCCACAACGCTGGCAAGCCCTCACGCAATGGGGCGAGACGCTCTTCGGCCAACCGCTCGACGTCGCCCGCCACTGGATGGGCGTGCGCCATTCCACTCCCGATGGTCTGCCGGTAGTGGGCGAGATGCCCGGCTGTCCCGGCCTGCTGCTCGCCTATGGGCATGGCCATCTGGGGCTCACCCTCTCGGCCGAGACGGGCGATCTGGTGGCCCGCACGGTGGCGCACGAACCCCTGCCGGAATACGCGCGCAGCCTGTCGCCCGCCAGGTTCTGCCAATGA
- a CDS encoding SLC13 family permease — translation MSSLVVILAIVVSIVLGYRLRLNIGLFAIAFSYLIGCFWLGMSPNEVIGLWPLKIFFIIFSVCLFYNFAIVNGTLEKLAEHLLYRCRNVPALLPFAIFFSSVIISALGAGYYTVLAFMAPITLLLCDKTRLSLIVGAMAVNYGALAGANFVSSQSGIIFQGLMTGAGITSGDAFHYSLGIFLATMVVPIVVLGMLVLFSLRNHSGGVQITDVSQPSPMNREQRLTLRLTLLLMVTVLAPPITAMILPDNALVAYVNDRINIGLIASVFSVIALLMKLGDERKAIASLPWGTIIMICGVGMLISIAIKVGTIDLLASWVSGNIPVYAVPIVFGVISAIMSLFASTLGVVTPALFPVVPALAAQLGIDPMILFVAIVIGAQSTAISPFSSGGSLILGSCPSEERRNDLLPKLLFKAAPLGFGAALIFNFLFAFVY, via the coding sequence ATGTCGAGTCTTGTCGTCATACTGGCCATCGTGGTCTCGATCGTTCTGGGCTATCGGTTACGCCTGAACATCGGCCTGTTCGCCATCGCCTTCTCCTATCTGATCGGCTGCTTCTGGTTGGGGATGTCGCCCAATGAGGTGATCGGCCTGTGGCCGCTGAAGATCTTCTTCATCATCTTCTCGGTCTGTCTGTTCTATAACTTCGCCATCGTCAACGGCACGCTTGAGAAGCTGGCGGAACATCTGCTGTATCGCTGTCGCAACGTGCCTGCCTTGCTGCCGTTCGCGATCTTCTTCTCGTCGGTGATCATCTCGGCGCTAGGGGCGGGTTACTACACGGTACTGGCCTTCATGGCCCCGATCACGCTGCTGCTGTGTGACAAGACTCGCCTGTCGCTGATCGTCGGTGCGATGGCGGTCAACTATGGCGCGCTGGCGGGGGCCAACTTCGTCTCCAGCCAGAGTGGCATCATCTTCCAGGGCTTGATGACGGGCGCAGGCATCACCTCTGGCGATGCCTTCCATTACAGCCTCGGCATCTTCCTGGCGACCATGGTCGTGCCCATCGTGGTGCTGGGGATGCTGGTGCTGTTCTCGCTGCGCAACCACTCAGGCGGCGTGCAGATCACCGATGTGTCCCAGCCCTCGCCGATGAACCGTGAGCAGCGACTGACATTGCGTCTGACGTTGCTGTTGATGGTCACTGTATTGGCACCGCCGATCACCGCGATGATCCTGCCGGATAATGCGCTGGTGGCTTACGTCAACGACCGCATCAACATAGGACTGATTGCCAGCGTGTTCTCGGTGATCGCGTTGCTGATGAAGCTGGGGGATGAACGCAAGGCGATCGCTTCGCTGCCGTGGGGCACCATCATCATGATCTGTGGTGTCGGCATGTTGATCTCCATCGCGATCAAGGTCGGCACGATCGATCTGCTGGCTTCCTGGGTGAGTGGCAATATTCCGGTCTACGCGGTACCGATCGTGTTCGGAGTGATCTCCGCCATCATGTCGCTGTTCGCCAGCACGCTGGGCGTGGTGACACCGGCGCTGTTTCCGGTGGTGCCGGCATTGGCCGCTCAGCTGGGGATCGACCCGATGATCCTGTTCGTCGCCATCGTCATCGGTGCGCAATCCACCGCCATCTCGCCATTCTCCTCTGGCGGCAGCCTGATCCTGGGCTCATGCCCCAGTGAAGAGCGTCGCAATGACCTGTTGCCCAAGCTGCTGTTCAAGGCCGCGCCGCTGGGCTTCGGGGCTGCGCTGATCTTCAATTTCCTGTTCGCCTTCGTGTATTGA
- a CDS encoding amidohydrolase family protein produces the protein MTADSPTMLCSGVDTHAHVFLHDLPMAQGRRYSPEYDATSQAYLAQLDAQGLSHGLLVQPSFLGTDNHFLLEALAASPERLKGVVVVDSAISMAELDRMQAAGVVGIRLNLIGATPTDYLGEEWMSLYRELARRQWHVEIQRSVADLADFLPRLIETGVTLVIDHFGLPKEGELVPTLPEHQRFLTLLSSPQLWVKVSAPYRSGATLEQSRRSLAVLRQAMGDDQRLLWGSDWPHTRFEHVTDHAAQTQGMRDLLIDPHLIEQVMIRNPGRLLTL, from the coding sequence ATGACTGCGGATTCCCCGACAATGTTGTGTAGCGGCGTCGATACCCACGCCCATGTCTTTCTCCATGACCTGCCGATGGCCCAGGGCCGTCGTTACAGTCCCGAGTATGATGCCACGTCCCAGGCGTATCTGGCGCAGCTGGATGCACAGGGCCTGTCGCATGGTCTGCTCGTTCAGCCCAGCTTTCTTGGCACGGACAATCATTTTCTGCTGGAGGCGCTTGCCGCCTCTCCTGAGCGCCTCAAGGGCGTGGTGGTGGTCGACAGTGCCATTTCCATGGCGGAGCTGGACCGCATGCAAGCGGCGGGCGTGGTCGGCATTCGCCTCAATCTGATCGGCGCGACACCGACGGACTATCTCGGTGAGGAATGGATGTCGCTCTATCGTGAGCTGGCGCGCCGCCAGTGGCATGTGGAAATCCAGCGCAGCGTGGCCGATCTCGCCGATTTTCTGCCGCGCTTGATCGAGACTGGCGTGACGCTGGTGATCGACCACTTCGGTCTGCCGAAGGAGGGTGAGCTGGTCCCGACACTTCCTGAGCATCAGCGTTTTCTGACACTGCTGAGCTCGCCGCAACTGTGGGTCAAGGTCTCTGCCCCGTACCGCTCGGGCGCAACGCTTGAGCAATCGCGACGCTCGCTTGCCGTGCTACGCCAGGCCATGGGCGATGACCAGCGATTGCTCTGGGGCAGCGACTGGCCGCATACCCGTTTCGAGCACGTGACCGATCATGCCGCCCAGACACAGGGCATGCGCGATCTGCTGATAGACCCGCATCTGATCGAACAGGTGATGATCCGCAATCCGGGCCGCCTGCTGACGCTATAG
- a CDS encoding GntR family transcriptional regulator gives MPQARSIRGINGSDSRLPLYQRLRDEFLLQIAEGHWVPGTPIPTEAEMTREYEVAIGTVRKAIDTLVQDGILDRQQGRGTFVRRPEFTRSLSRFFRQVDQQGNTCIPESDILSLESEPASQHVRQALALKARARVIHLERVRRIDGKPLFHERIWLPEERFAALLDTPKDALGDLLYPAYEALCGQLIAHAQETLSVGIADALTSAMLGIPVETPVMVIDRIATGFDGTPLELRRSYGIASDFRYQIDIA, from the coding sequence ATGCCGCAAGCACGGTCAATTCGGGGCATCAATGGATCGGACTCTCGCCTTCCGCTTTACCAGCGTCTGCGCGACGAGTTTCTCTTGCAGATTGCCGAAGGCCACTGGGTACCGGGCACACCGATCCCCACCGAAGCCGAGATGACCCGTGAATACGAGGTCGCCATCGGTACGGTACGCAAGGCCATCGACACCCTGGTGCAGGACGGTATTCTGGACCGTCAGCAAGGCCGAGGCACCTTCGTGCGCCGTCCGGAATTCACGCGCTCGTTGTCGCGCTTCTTCCGCCAGGTCGATCAGCAGGGCAACACCTGCATTCCTGAGAGTGACATCCTGTCGCTGGAGAGCGAGCCCGCCAGTCAGCACGTTCGCCAGGCCCTCGCGCTGAAGGCCAGGGCACGCGTCATCCACCTGGAACGCGTGCGGCGCATCGATGGCAAGCCACTCTTTCACGAGCGCATCTGGCTACCCGAGGAGCGCTTCGCTGCCCTGCTCGACACCCCGAAGGACGCCCTGGGCGACCTGCTCTACCCCGCCTATGAAGCGCTGTGTGGCCAGTTGATCGCCCATGCTCAGGAAACGCTTTCGGTGGGGATTGCCGATGCGCTGACCTCCGCGATGCTCGGCATTCCCGTCGAGACACCGGTCATGGTGATCGACCGTATCGCCACCGGTTTTGATGGCACGCCACTGGAGCTGCGACGCTCCTACGGCATCGCGAGCGACTTCCGCTACCAGATCGACATCGCCTGA
- a CDS encoding FadR/GntR family transcriptional regulator yields MSEAAKHSLALVVYEKILAAIISGEYPVNKKLPTEARLCELYEVSRPVLRDALARLREDNLVVSRRGSGSFVINRPDSAVLEFARISSIADIQRCFEFRTNVEASAAGLAAQRRTPEQLEQIRQRFEAINQANLNHDRASDEDFEFHLAITEAASNHYYATVLRSLNQSIKEGMNLTRGLSLRASEERLRIVQDEHQAIIDAIAGKDASAAESAMRAHLEGARRRMFEGVQTP; encoded by the coding sequence ATGAGTGAGGCAGCCAAGCATTCACTGGCCCTGGTGGTCTACGAGAAGATTCTCGCAGCCATCATCAGTGGAGAGTATCCCGTCAACAAGAAGCTGCCGACCGAAGCACGCCTCTGCGAGCTGTATGAGGTATCGCGGCCGGTATTGCGAGATGCCCTGGCGCGTCTGCGCGAGGACAATCTCGTCGTCTCGAGGCGGGGGTCCGGCAGTTTCGTCATCAACCGACCTGACAGTGCGGTGCTCGAGTTCGCACGGATTTCCAGCATCGCTGACATCCAGCGTTGCTTCGAGTTTCGCACCAATGTCGAGGCCAGTGCGGCGGGGCTTGCCGCACAGCGACGCACCCCGGAACAGCTGGAGCAGATCCGCCAGCGTTTCGAAGCCATCAACCAGGCCAATCTCAATCATGACCGGGCCTCGGATGAAGACTTCGAGTTCCATCTGGCGATCACCGAAGCGGCCAGCAATCATTACTACGCCACCGTGCTGCGTTCGCTGAATCAGAGCATCAAGGAAGGCATGAATCTGACGCGCGGCCTGTCGCTGCGTGCCTCCGAGGAGCGCCTGCGCATCGTCCAGGATGAGCATCAGGCGATCATCGATGCGATCGCCGGCAAGGATGCCTCCGCCGCGGAAAGCGCCATGCGCGCCCATCTCGAGGGGGCGCGTCGGCGCATGTTCGAGGGTGTACAGACGCCCTGA